The Gemmatimonadales bacterium genome has a segment encoding these proteins:
- a CDS encoding prolipoprotein diacylglyceryl transferase translates to MTIYPLVFHIGRFEITGYGLMMLVAFLAAGWITSLELRRRGLRDEYSADMVAAALVGGIIGAKVWYAILYHDASSLFSRGGLVWYGGFIGGALAVLINGWRLRVPTRWTMQLAAPALAASYALGRVGCFLVNDDYGRPTSLPWAMRFPDGRPPSTAANLHQLFGVPVPAGIAPDTVLAVHPTQLYEVALMLIAFAILWRLRTRAHATGWLFGLYLVFAGAERFLVEIVRAKDDRLLGPFTLAQLTSVVLIAIGAVLLTRWWSGPEVPPGSYLVGDKDGEANKTLAAAQPVAEVGVRTPESKM, encoded by the coding sequence ATGACCATCTACCCGCTCGTCTTCCACATCGGCCGGTTCGAGATCACCGGCTACGGGCTCATGATGCTGGTCGCCTTTCTCGCGGCCGGCTGGATCACCTCGCTCGAGCTGCGCCGGCGCGGGCTCCGCGACGAGTACTCGGCGGACATGGTGGCGGCCGCCCTGGTGGGCGGCATCATCGGCGCCAAGGTCTGGTACGCAATCCTCTACCACGACGCGAGCAGCCTCTTCTCGCGCGGCGGACTCGTCTGGTACGGCGGCTTCATCGGCGGCGCGCTCGCGGTGCTGATCAACGGCTGGCGCCTGCGCGTGCCCACGCGCTGGACCATGCAGCTCGCCGCGCCTGCCCTCGCCGCGTCTTACGCCCTCGGGCGCGTCGGCTGCTTCCTGGTGAACGACGACTACGGCCGGCCCACGAGCCTGCCCTGGGCGATGAGATTCCCGGATGGGCGGCCGCCTTCGACCGCCGCCAACCTGCACCAGCTCTTCGGGGTGCCGGTACCCGCCGGCATCGCGCCGGACACCGTCCTCGCCGTGCACCCGACCCAGCTCTACGAAGTCGCGCTCATGCTGATCGCCTTCGCCATTCTTTGGCGCTTGCGAACGAGGGCACACGCGACGGGCTGGCTCTTCGGGCTCTATCTCGTGTTCGCGGGGGCCGAGCGGTTCCTGGTCGAGATCGTGCGGGCAAAGGACGACCGGCTGCTCGGACCGTTCACGTTGGCGCAGCTCACGAGCGTGGTGCTCATCGCGATCGGAGCGGTGCTCCTTACGCGGTGGTGGAGCGGGCCGGAGGTGCCGCCGGGCTCCTATCTGGTGGGCGACAAGGACGGGGAAGCGAACAAGACTTTGGCAGCGGCACAACCTGTTGCGGAGGTGGGAGTTAGGACGCCGGAATCCAAAATGTAG
- the tsaD gene encoding tRNA (adenosine(37)-N6)-threonylcarbamoyltransferase complex transferase subunit TsaD, producing the protein MVERILAIETSCDETSAAVLIEREPGGGPAARELAGLVILSQDIHRVFGGVVPELASRAHVKTIGSVVDRALSDAGIGLGQVDGIAVTAGPGLVGALLVGVMYAKALALSLERPFIGVNHLEGHLFAPTLEAPTAERPWLEPPFVGLLVSGGHTMLLDVPAWGDYRLLGQTLDDAAGEAFDKVATLLGLGYPGGAPLERLAREGKRGRFALPRPMLHELAHDGPHRYAFSFSGLKTAVLRAVRASDDLARDRADIARDFQDAAADVLVAKTAHAVEALGYERAMVGGGVACNRVLVERLRARLADTAAVSVASPRLNTDNAAMIAAAGAWRLARGERSGPDLEPRDDLPLPGLRLASPALGTTA; encoded by the coding sequence ATGGTTGAGCGCATCCTCGCCATCGAGACCTCGTGCGACGAGACCTCGGCCGCCGTGCTGATCGAGCGCGAGCCGGGCGGAGGCCCGGCCGCGCGCGAGCTCGCCGGGCTCGTCATTCTCTCGCAGGATATCCACCGCGTGTTCGGCGGCGTGGTACCCGAGCTCGCGAGCAGAGCCCACGTGAAGACGATCGGGTCGGTGGTCGACCGCGCGCTCAGCGATGCGGGCATCGGACTCGGGCAGGTGGACGGGATTGCGGTGACGGCGGGGCCCGGGCTGGTCGGTGCCCTGCTCGTGGGCGTCATGTACGCCAAGGCGCTCGCGCTGAGTCTCGAGCGGCCCTTCATCGGCGTGAACCATCTCGAGGGGCACCTCTTTGCCCCGACGCTCGAAGCGCCAACGGCCGAGCGCCCGTGGCTCGAGCCGCCGTTCGTCGGACTGCTCGTGAGCGGCGGCCACACCATGCTGCTCGACGTGCCGGCATGGGGCGACTACCGGCTCCTGGGCCAGACGCTCGACGATGCGGCCGGCGAAGCCTTCGACAAGGTGGCGACGCTGCTCGGCCTGGGCTATCCGGGAGGCGCGCCGCTCGAGCGGCTCGCGCGCGAAGGCAAGCGGGGGCGCTTCGCGCTGCCGCGCCCGATGCTGCACGAGCTGGCCCACGACGGCCCCCATCGCTACGCCTTCTCGTTCAGCGGGCTCAAGACGGCGGTGCTGCGGGCCGTGCGCGCGAGCGACGACCTCGCGCGCGACCGGGCGGACATCGCGCGCGACTTCCAGGACGCCGCCGCCGACGTGCTCGTGGCCAAGACCGCGCACGCGGTCGAGGCGCTGGGCTACGAGCGCGCGATGGTGGGCGGCGGCGTCGCCTGCAACCGCGTACTGGTGGAGCGGCTCCGGGCGCGGCTCGCGGACACCGCGGCGGTGAGCGTCGCGTCGCCCCGGCTCAATACCGACAACGCCGCCATGATCGCCGCCGCCGGCGCTTGGCGGCTCGCCCGCGGCGAGCGGAGCGGCCCCGACCTGGAGCCGCGCGACGACCTGCCGCTCCCCGGGCTCAGGCTCGCTTCCCCCGCACTCGGAACCACTGCATGA
- a CDS encoding TlpA disulfide reductase family protein codes for MTVARQWTLVAIILAGLALGAAALVKFSPEQVGAAVGDHAPDFRVVNIATGDTVALHDRYHGAVTLVNIWATWCVPCKVEMPSMEKLYRDLGPRGLKIAAVSIDEGDPTDVRNFAAQLGLSFDILQDRTTGIQQAYQTTGVPESFLLNRDGVIVKRVIGAHDWNSDVNRGLVERLLAERGGR; via the coding sequence ATGACCGTAGCAAGACAATGGACGCTGGTGGCGATCATCCTGGCGGGGCTCGCGCTCGGCGCGGCGGCGCTGGTCAAGTTCAGCCCCGAGCAGGTGGGGGCCGCGGTCGGCGACCACGCGCCCGACTTCCGGGTGGTCAACATCGCGACCGGCGACACGGTGGCCCTTCACGACCGCTACCACGGCGCGGTGACGCTGGTCAACATCTGGGCCACCTGGTGCGTGCCCTGCAAGGTCGAGATGCCGTCGATGGAAAAGCTGTATCGCGACCTCGGCCCCCGCGGGCTCAAGATCGCCGCCGTGAGCATCGATGAGGGAGACCCGACCGACGTGCGCAACTTCGCCGCGCAGCTCGGCCTCAGCTTCGACATCCTGCAGGACCGCACGACCGGGATCCAGCAGGCGTATCAGACCACCGGCGTTCCCGAAAGCTTTCTGCTCAATCGCGACGGCGTGATCGTGAAGCGGGTGATCGGCGCGCACGACTGGAACTCCGACGTGAACCGCGGCCTCGTCGAGCGGCTGCTCGCCGAGCGAGGCGGGCGCTGA
- the rpe gene encoding ribulose-phosphate 3-epimerase encodes MTVARVNRTPVRISPSVLSADLERLREEVSTAVAGGADLIHVDVMDGSFVPNLTFGAPMIRALRRITDRPLDVHLMVRRPEHYIAEYADAGASIFTLHVEATVHVQRHLAEVRERGMLAGVALNPSTPLVAIEEILDDADLVLLMSVNPGYGGQSYIPHATDKIRRCRALLDARGARAALEVDGGITPDTIGEAWLAGADTFVAGTAVFGEPGGGRDVDPAQAVRLLRSRCAVRV; translated from the coding sequence ATGACCGTCGCGCGGGTAAACCGGACGCCCGTCCGCATCTCGCCGAGCGTGCTGAGCGCCGATCTGGAGCGGCTGCGCGAGGAGGTGTCGACCGCCGTCGCGGGCGGCGCCGACCTGATCCACGTCGATGTGATGGACGGAAGCTTCGTCCCCAACCTCACCTTTGGCGCGCCGATGATCCGCGCGCTCCGGCGCATCACCGACCGGCCGCTCGACGTGCATCTGATGGTGCGCCGCCCCGAGCACTACATCGCGGAATACGCCGACGCGGGCGCGAGCATCTTCACCCTGCACGTCGAAGCGACGGTGCACGTGCAGCGCCACCTGGCCGAGGTCCGCGAGCGGGGCATGCTGGCCGGCGTCGCGCTCAACCCTTCGACGCCGCTCGTCGCCATCGAGGAGATCCTCGACGACGCCGATCTCGTCCTCCTCATGTCGGTGAACCCGGGCTACGGCGGCCAGTCTTATATTCCGCACGCGACCGACAAGATCCGCCGCTGCCGGGCGCTGCTCGACGCGCGCGGCGCCCGCGCCGCGCTCGAGGTGGACGGCGGGATCACGCCCGACACGATCGGGGAGGCGTGGCTCGCGGGCGCCGATACGTTCGTCGCGGGCACCGCGGTCTTCGGCGAGCCGGGCGGGGGGCGCGACGTCGATCCGGCCCAGGCGGTGCGGCTCCTGAGGAGCCGGTGCGCGGTACGCGTCTGA
- a CDS encoding PASTA domain-containing protein: MRVRRHSGRPSGGGHADRTPPDTPHKASGGGGRYAHVPDLSPGGRRWLLDFAILVAVFGIGYLGTSVWMSPASIIGADHAVPRVLELTGGEAQRRLAALGFRAKFDESREDLSIPRGSIVWQDPPPGVVLPENSVVWLAPSAGVPQVPVPDVVGLARPQAEKIIVAAGLKIGDVDTIAADPEPNVVVATRPSAGQGRDPGSPIELVVSGRPVVGSGPPPPAPRSVPLAARPQPAQRQPPP; this comes from the coding sequence ATGAGGGTCCGGCGCCATTCCGGCCGCCCGAGCGGTGGCGGCCATGCCGACCGGACACCGCCAGATACACCGCACAAAGCATCCGGCGGCGGCGGAAGGTACGCGCACGTCCCCGACCTCTCTCCGGGCGGCCGCCGCTGGCTGCTCGACTTCGCGATCCTCGTCGCCGTGTTCGGCATCGGCTATCTCGGCACCTCGGTGTGGATGTCGCCGGCATCGATCATCGGCGCCGATCACGCCGTCCCGCGGGTGCTCGAGCTCACCGGCGGCGAGGCCCAGCGGCGGCTCGCCGCGCTCGGGTTCCGGGCGAAGTTCGACGAGAGCCGCGAGGATCTCTCGATTCCGCGCGGCTCGATCGTGTGGCAGGACCCGCCGCCCGGCGTCGTGCTGCCGGAGAACAGCGTCGTGTGGCTCGCGCCGAGCGCAGGCGTGCCGCAGGTGCCGGTGCCGGACGTGGTCGGGCTTGCGCGACCGCAGGCGGAAAAGATCATCGTGGCGGCCGGGCTCAAGATCGGCGACGTGGATACGATCGCCGCCGACCCCGAGCCCAATGTCGTGGTGGCGACGCGGCCCTCCGCCGGCCAGGGTCGCGATCCGGGAAGCCCCATCGAGCTCGTGGTGAGCGGGCGCCCGGTCGTGGGCAGCGGTCCCCCGCCACCTGCTCCACGCAGCGTTCCGCTCGCCGCCCGGCCGCAACCGGCGCAACGGCAGCCGCCGCCATGA
- a CDS encoding transcription antitermination factor NusB has product MAAEPGVPAGARRGRAPGGGPALPTGVAPRRAAQRILEEVHAGRPFDAALDDAVRRLGEADRRLAHELAAGVLRNHSVLDRRLRPLVTRGWRDVAEPLRAILRLGAYQLTALDRVPPHAAVSTSVALARETGGERAAGFVNAVLRRLGRERSAIERPAGIASAARANGRTRNGARGDIDGAGARALAERYSHPEWLVRRWLGRYGAEDAERLLEWNNTRPRLVVQPARQSAAALTAAFAAARVPAEPAPYGAGLAVARGRPERLPGYERGEFVVQDPAQSLVVWFADVPPGTVAYDACAAPGGKTIGLARTGVRVVAGDATRARLGRLCDNIARAGSGREHVIAADALHPPVRPLDAVLVDAPCLGTGAFARHPDARGRVEPEALAALARRQAELLEAASGVIRPGGLLVYATCSLEPEEDEQQIDRFLDRHPEFRREPADDFPPSLLTRKGDLMTLPQRDHMDGAYAARLRRVA; this is encoded by the coding sequence ATGGCGGCTGAGCCGGGCGTGCCTGCGGGCGCGCGGAGGGGCCGCGCGCCCGGCGGCGGCCCGGCGCTTCCCACCGGCGTTGCGCCGCGGCGTGCGGCCCAGCGGATCCTGGAGGAGGTCCACGCGGGTCGCCCGTTCGATGCCGCGCTGGACGACGCGGTGCGCCGGCTCGGTGAAGCCGACCGGCGCCTGGCCCATGAGCTGGCGGCAGGCGTCCTCCGAAACCATAGCGTGCTCGACCGGCGGCTCCGCCCGCTGGTGACCCGCGGCTGGCGCGATGTCGCGGAGCCGCTCCGCGCCATCCTGCGCCTCGGCGCGTACCAGCTCACCGCGCTCGACCGCGTGCCGCCCCACGCCGCCGTGTCCACCAGCGTGGCGCTTGCGCGCGAAACCGGCGGCGAGCGCGCGGCCGGATTCGTGAACGCCGTGCTCCGCCGGCTCGGGCGGGAACGCTCTGCAATCGAGCGGCCCGCGGGAATCGCCAGCGCGGCTCGCGCGAATGGGCGCACCCGGAACGGGGCGCGCGGTGACATCGACGGTGCCGGCGCACGCGCTCTGGCGGAGCGCTACTCGCATCCGGAATGGCTGGTGCGGCGATGGCTCGGCCGGTACGGCGCGGAGGACGCCGAGCGACTCCTCGAGTGGAACAACACGAGACCCCGGCTCGTGGTGCAGCCGGCGCGACAATCGGCCGCCGCGCTCACCGCCGCGTTCGCCGCCGCGCGAGTGCCCGCGGAGCCCGCCCCCTACGGCGCGGGCCTCGCGGTGGCGCGCGGCCGACCCGAGCGGCTACCGGGATATGAACGCGGCGAATTCGTGGTGCAGGACCCCGCGCAGTCGCTCGTGGTCTGGTTCGCCGACGTGCCGCCGGGCACCGTCGCCTACGACGCCTGCGCCGCACCTGGCGGCAAGACAATCGGGCTCGCGCGAACCGGCGTCCGCGTCGTCGCCGGCGACGCGACGCGCGCGCGGCTCGGACGTCTGTGCGACAACATCGCCCGCGCCGGGAGCGGGCGGGAGCACGTCATCGCCGCCGACGCGCTGCACCCGCCGGTCCGCCCGCTCGATGCGGTGCTGGTGGACGCGCCCTGCCTCGGCACCGGCGCCTTTGCGCGGCACCCCGACGCGCGAGGGCGGGTCGAGCCGGAGGCGCTCGCGGCGCTGGCCCGGCGGCAAGCCGAGCTGCTCGAGGCGGCGTCCGGCGTCATCCGGCCCGGCGGACTTCTGGTCTATGCCACCTGCTCGCTCGAGCCCGAGGAGGACGAGCAGCAGATCGATCGCTTTCTCGATCGGCACCCCGAATTCCGCCGGGAGCCGGCCGACGATTTTCCCCCGAGCCTGCTCACCCGGAAGGGAGACCTGATGACGTTGCCTCAGCGGGACCACATGGACGGCGCCTACGCCGCCCGCCTGCGGCGCGTGGCATGA